From Micromonospora nigra, one genomic window encodes:
- a CDS encoding ArsR/SmtB family transcription factor — protein MLRIHLTFADLAQSRMLEGLGPDVESAFALHLFGTDGDLAFHRWRRLVRNQLGQLLGPVAELAARRTLPQLLELAADESPDAQQGDHAVLRAFGAVAVRPYWPRISAQLGEARDAGGRTVIANGMERLLSSLHPRLHWQPPVLEFRAGPDREVRLGGHGLALCFGFFLTEKKCYLLDGETPALVLPLNAALRGEFCGPQESDMPGIGDLMGHTRAAVLHALCESRTTGELAELVGLSLAGASKHAAVLRRAGLITTRRHGSAALHRITTLGEALIEGRRLPPASRTTSNCRSLARAC, from the coding sequence ATGCTGAGAATCCATCTGACCTTCGCCGACCTGGCTCAGTCTCGCATGCTCGAGGGACTGGGGCCGGACGTCGAGAGTGCCTTCGCGTTGCACCTGTTCGGCACCGACGGCGACCTGGCCTTCCATCGCTGGCGGCGACTCGTCCGCAACCAGCTCGGTCAGCTGCTCGGGCCGGTCGCCGAGCTCGCCGCCCGGCGTACGCTGCCCCAGCTGCTGGAGCTGGCCGCGGACGAGTCGCCGGACGCTCAGCAGGGTGACCACGCGGTCCTGCGGGCCTTCGGCGCGGTCGCGGTGCGGCCGTACTGGCCGCGAATCAGCGCTCAGCTGGGCGAAGCTCGCGACGCCGGCGGTCGTACGGTGATCGCCAACGGGATGGAACGCCTGCTCAGCAGCCTCCACCCACGGTTGCATTGGCAGCCGCCGGTGCTGGAGTTCCGCGCCGGCCCGGACCGTGAGGTGCGGCTCGGCGGGCACGGGCTTGCCTTGTGCTTCGGCTTCTTCCTGACGGAGAAGAAGTGCTACCTGCTCGATGGCGAGACCCCGGCGCTCGTGCTTCCGCTCAATGCAGCGCTTCGCGGTGAGTTCTGCGGTCCGCAGGAGTCCGACATGCCTGGAATCGGCGATCTGATGGGGCATACCCGCGCGGCTGTCCTGCACGCCTTGTGCGAAAGCCGGACCACCGGCGAACTGGCTGAGCTCGTCGGCCTCTCGCTGGCCGGTGCCAGCAAGCACGCCGCGGTCCTGCGCCGCGCCGGCCTGATCACCACGCGTCGCCACGGCAGCGCCGCGCTGCACCGCATCACCACGCTGGGCGAGGCGCTGATCGAGGGACGCCGGCTGCCGCCCGCGTCCCGCACCACTTCCAATTGCCGGTCCTTGGCCCGCGCCTGCTGA
- a CDS encoding winged helix-turn-helix domain-containing protein → MRIHFTLEDLARVHMGESAGPVLESVFALQALSRADERVFHEWRRHAVAALGGRMTEVTDLLRRYRPVPDLLWLGQRELQRPLVSALAADEAARHAVSGVVFEFCRVAVLPYWNSLRGFLQAEREERGRDVIRWGLDGLLRSLHPKMSWDPPVLTVPGGEERDVHLNGRGLALKMSLFLRGVPCVLVDDAGGDGVPTLVVSVPPTPAISAVLQAPSGHEEQALQALIGHTRSAALQVMVGSCTTGELSDRLGISLAGASKHAKILRKAGLVTTARNGNSGLHTLTTLGMALLQSRPEERRNSN, encoded by the coding sequence TTGCGTATTCACTTCACGCTGGAAGACCTCGCCCGTGTGCACATGGGGGAGAGTGCCGGGCCGGTCCTGGAGAGCGTCTTCGCCCTGCAGGCGCTGAGCCGCGCCGATGAGCGGGTGTTCCACGAGTGGCGCCGGCACGCCGTCGCGGCCCTCGGAGGCAGGATGACCGAGGTAACCGACCTGCTGCGCCGGTACCGACCCGTGCCGGACCTGCTCTGGCTCGGCCAGCGTGAGCTACAGCGACCGCTCGTCTCGGCCCTCGCCGCCGACGAAGCCGCACGTCATGCGGTGTCCGGCGTGGTCTTCGAGTTCTGCCGGGTGGCCGTGTTGCCGTACTGGAACTCGCTCCGGGGCTTCCTGCAGGCGGAGCGCGAGGAGCGCGGCCGGGACGTCATCAGGTGGGGGTTGGACGGCTTGCTACGCAGCTTGCATCCCAAGATGAGCTGGGATCCGCCGGTGCTGACCGTACCCGGTGGGGAGGAGCGTGACGTCCATCTGAACGGACGTGGCCTGGCACTGAAGATGTCGCTGTTCCTACGAGGTGTGCCGTGTGTGCTGGTTGACGACGCGGGCGGGGACGGAGTGCCCACGCTCGTGGTCTCCGTGCCGCCCACCCCGGCGATTTCCGCGGTGCTGCAGGCGCCCTCCGGTCACGAGGAGCAGGCGCTCCAGGCGCTGATCGGGCACACCCGGTCTGCGGCTCTGCAAGTCATGGTCGGAAGCTGCACCACTGGTGAGCTCTCCGACCGGCTCGGCATCTCTCTCGCGGGAGCCAGCAAGCATGCGAAGATTCTGCGGAAGGCTGGGCTCGTCACCACCGCCAGGAACGGGAACAGCGGCCTGCACACGCTCACCACCCTTGGCATGGCGTTGTTGCAGAGCCGCCCCGAGGAACGGCGGAACTCCAACTGA
- a CDS encoding MbtH family protein, whose protein sequence is MTMNPFDDPGGRFLVLVNDEGQHSLWPAFAEVPAGWRVAQGETDRDAALEYVTNNWTDMRPASLIEAERR, encoded by the coding sequence ATGACGATGAATCCCTTCGACGATCCCGGCGGGCGCTTCCTGGTGCTGGTCAACGACGAGGGCCAGCACTCGCTCTGGCCGGCGTTCGCCGAGGTGCCCGCCGGCTGGCGGGTCGCCCAGGGCGAGACCGACCGCGACGCCGCGCTCGAGTACGTCACCAACAACTGGACCGACATGAGGCCGGCCAGCCTGATCGAGGCGGAACGGAGATGA
- a CDS encoding 2-hydroxyacid dehydrogenase — MRVAVFSTKPYDRDFLSAANAADGHDLTFLEPRLSPQTASLAAGAEAVCAFVNDDLGAPVLAELARSGVRVVALRSAGFNHVDVAEARRLGLAVVRVPEYSPYAVAEHTVGLILALNRKIHRAYNRVREHNFALTGLLGFDLHGRTVGVVGTGKIGVCVARILAGFGCRVLASDPYPSDEALAAGVTYVPLKELLAESDVVTLHCPLTPDTQHLIDAERIGQMREGVMLINTSRGALVDTQAVINGLKSGRIGYLGLDVYEEETELFFEDLSDRVLGDDDFSRLNTFPNVLVTGHQAFFTEEALHNIAGTTIAHLTAFERGGPDAVTGPARVC, encoded by the coding sequence ATGCGGGTGGCGGTGTTCAGCACGAAGCCCTACGACCGGGATTTCCTTTCTGCGGCGAACGCGGCGGACGGTCACGACCTGACGTTCCTGGAGCCCCGGCTCTCACCACAGACCGCGAGCCTGGCGGCCGGCGCGGAGGCGGTGTGCGCCTTCGTCAACGACGACCTGGGCGCGCCGGTGCTGGCGGAGCTGGCCCGGTCGGGGGTGCGGGTCGTGGCGCTGCGCTCGGCGGGCTTCAACCACGTCGACGTGGCCGAGGCCCGCCGGCTCGGCCTGGCCGTGGTGCGGGTGCCGGAATACTCCCCGTACGCGGTGGCCGAGCACACCGTCGGGCTGATCCTCGCCCTGAACCGGAAGATCCACCGCGCGTACAACCGGGTACGCGAGCACAACTTCGCCCTCACCGGGCTGCTCGGCTTCGACCTGCACGGCCGCACCGTCGGCGTCGTCGGCACCGGCAAGATCGGCGTGTGCGTGGCCCGGATCCTCGCCGGCTTCGGCTGCCGGGTGCTCGCCAGCGACCCGTACCCCAGCGACGAGGCGCTCGCCGCCGGGGTGACGTACGTGCCGCTCAAGGAGCTGCTCGCCGAGTCGGACGTGGTGACGCTGCACTGCCCACTCACCCCGGACACCCAGCACCTGATCGACGCCGAACGGATCGGGCAGATGCGCGAGGGCGTCATGCTGATCAACACCAGCCGGGGCGCGCTGGTCGACACCCAGGCGGTGATCAACGGCCTCAAGAGCGGCCGGATCGGCTACCTCGGCCTCGACGTGTACGAGGAGGAGACCGAACTGTTCTTCGAGGACCTCTCCGACCGGGTGCTCGGCGACGACGACTTCTCCCGGCTCAACACGTTCCCGAACGTGCTGGTCACCGGGCACCAGGCGTTCTTCACGGAGGAGGCGCTGCACAACATCGCCGGCACCACGATCGCCCACCTGACCGCGTTCGAACGCGGCGGCCCGGACGCCGTCACCGGCCCCGCCCGGGTCTGCTGA
- a CDS encoding sensor histidine kinase, producing the protein MQSGTVSAWRDRHSWAGLLAFLVLCPASIAPLSGWVVAVTAAVATAVALIRWPLRRTSLAHAASATAALSLLVDVVYPGPAGLALFWMLFEMPALLTLLVRAIWFVPDRQVVVVAVACGAAALLLPLRFTVRDDGPALSASVILVALALFPVAAAAGIGGYLRSQDKRRVRAVTEARRHQRLRLAGDLHDFVAHEVTGIVLEAQAAQLEPLDAEQARALLARIEVAGLRALDSMDHTVQTLRDPGGDGDDVASARVYRLADLPELVERFSSGSSIRATLDLAGQLDGAIGAEREAAGYAVVLEALTNVRRHAHRATEVLVYVRALAGPAVEIGVVDDGRAGGSLTGPRTGGGTGLVGLDERVHALGGELSGSHRHRLDGPVHVPCARADRAADRPAAGRAALDRLRRQVGPGTGGEARHICRSADVQRCVNADD; encoded by the coding sequence ATGCAAAGCGGAACGGTTTCAGCGTGGCGCGACCGACATTCGTGGGCCGGACTGCTGGCTTTCCTGGTGCTCTGTCCTGCTTCCATCGCCCCGCTGTCCGGCTGGGTGGTCGCCGTCACGGCAGCGGTCGCCACGGCCGTGGCGCTGATCCGGTGGCCGTTGCGAAGAACTTCGTTGGCCCATGCGGCGAGTGCCACGGCCGCTCTGTCGTTGCTGGTCGACGTCGTCTATCCGGGGCCCGCCGGACTGGCGTTGTTCTGGATGCTGTTCGAGATGCCGGCGCTGCTGACTCTGCTCGTCCGGGCGATATGGTTCGTGCCAGACCGGCAGGTGGTGGTGGTGGCGGTGGCATGCGGTGCCGCGGCGCTGCTGCTGCCGCTGCGGTTCACCGTGCGGGACGACGGTCCGGCACTGAGCGCCTCGGTCATCCTGGTCGCCCTGGCGCTGTTCCCGGTCGCCGCCGCGGCTGGCATCGGCGGCTACCTGCGGTCGCAGGACAAGCGGCGAGTGCGCGCGGTCACCGAGGCCCGCCGTCACCAGCGCCTGCGTTTGGCGGGCGACCTGCACGACTTCGTCGCCCACGAGGTGACCGGCATCGTCCTGGAGGCGCAGGCGGCCCAGTTGGAGCCGCTCGATGCCGAGCAGGCGCGGGCGTTGCTGGCCCGCATCGAGGTGGCCGGGCTGCGGGCGCTGGACTCGATGGACCACACCGTGCAGACCCTGCGTGACCCCGGCGGCGACGGCGACGACGTGGCGTCGGCCCGGGTCTATCGGCTGGCCGACCTGCCGGAACTGGTGGAGCGCTTCTCCTCCGGCTCATCGATAAGGGCCACCTTGGACCTGGCGGGCCAACTGGACGGCGCGATCGGAGCCGAGCGGGAGGCAGCCGGGTACGCGGTGGTGCTGGAGGCGCTGACCAACGTGCGCCGGCACGCGCACCGGGCCACCGAGGTGCTGGTCTACGTGCGAGCTCTCGCAGGCCCTGCCGTGGAGATCGGTGTGGTCGACGACGGCCGCGCCGGAGGCAGCCTCACCGGTCCGCGGACAGGCGGCGGCACGGGCCTGGTGGGGCTCGACGAGCGGGTGCACGCGTTGGGCGGGGAGTTGAGCGGGTCGCACCGACACCGGCTGGATGGTCCGGTGCACGTTCCCTGCGCCCGGGCTGACCGAGCCGCCGACCGCCCCGCTGCCGGCCGAGCAGCCCTGGACCGGCTGAGGCGGCAGGTTGGGCCAGGCACCGGTGGGGAGGCGCGACATATCTGCCGATCGGCAGATGTCCAGCGGTGCGTGAATGCCGATGATTGA
- a CDS encoding YqgE/AlgH family protein: MQGEGRAISGRTESMTGKLLVATPALKDPNFDRTVVLLVAHEAGGALGVVLNRATEVPVADVLGDWSDLARDPAVLFEGGPVQPDSAICLARMRNPVKRMRGFHQVSGAVGTLDLSVDPERLRESIGGIRVFAGYSGWGSGQLEQEIADGSWFLLDALPGDGFVDRPDDLWPMVLRRQGGMMAAVAHFPPDVALN; this comes from the coding sequence ATGCAGGGAGAGGGGCGCGCGATCAGCGGGCGGACGGAGTCGATGACCGGGAAACTGCTGGTCGCGACACCCGCGCTGAAGGATCCCAACTTCGACCGTACGGTCGTGCTGCTGGTGGCCCACGAGGCCGGCGGCGCGCTCGGGGTGGTGCTGAACCGGGCCACCGAGGTGCCGGTCGCCGACGTGCTGGGCGACTGGAGCGACCTGGCCCGCGACCCGGCGGTGCTCTTCGAGGGCGGCCCCGTGCAACCCGACTCGGCCATCTGCCTGGCCCGGATGCGCAACCCGGTGAAGCGGATGCGCGGCTTCCACCAGGTCTCCGGTGCCGTCGGCACCCTCGACCTGTCGGTCGACCCCGAGCGGCTGCGGGAGAGCATCGGCGGCATCCGCGTCTTCGCCGGCTACTCCGGCTGGGGGTCGGGCCAGTTGGAGCAGGAGATCGCCGACGGCTCCTGGTTCCTGCTGGACGCGCTGCCCGGAGACGGCTTCGTCGACCGGCCCGACGACCTGTGGCCGATGGTGCTGCGCCGGCAGGGCGGCATGATGGCCGCGGTGGCCCACTTCCCGCCGGACGTGGCGCTGAACTGA
- a CDS encoding CPBP family intramembrane glutamic endopeptidase: MTVPAPVRTTGLFLAGALICFVGPPLAAGLFAADGAPVALLAVAGAELVSATALIAWWLRRHGLTHRSLGLTSRHWQRDALIAVATVPPRLLLEFGVLLPAAGGAANPEVQEILRMTSGGAAAVAATLVLGIVGGGIAEELYFRGFLLGAIPQRSARPRVALRVAAVVSVLLFGLLHLPANALNTLSIAVAGLVYTGLFLATRRLTAAVVAHMLWNVAAVGTVIVYYG, translated from the coding sequence GTGACCGTACCCGCACCCGTCCGCACCACCGGACTGTTCCTCGCTGGCGCGCTGATCTGCTTCGTCGGTCCGCCGCTCGCCGCGGGCCTGTTCGCGGCAGACGGGGCGCCGGTGGCGCTGCTCGCCGTTGCCGGCGCCGAACTGGTGTCGGCCACCGCCCTCATCGCCTGGTGGCTGCGCCGCCACGGGCTGACCCACCGGAGTCTGGGCCTGACATCGCGGCACTGGCAGCGGGACGCGCTGATCGCGGTGGCCACCGTTCCGCCGCGCCTGTTGCTGGAGTTCGGGGTGCTGCTGCCCGCCGCCGGCGGCGCCGCCAATCCGGAAGTCCAGGAGATCCTTCGGATGACCTCCGGCGGAGCGGCCGCCGTGGCCGCCACACTCGTTCTGGGCATCGTGGGTGGTGGCATCGCCGAGGAACTCTACTTCCGGGGATTCCTGCTCGGGGCGATCCCGCAACGGTCTGCCCGGCCACGGGTGGCGTTGCGGGTGGCGGCGGTCGTCTCGGTGCTCCTGTTCGGCCTGCTGCACCTGCCGGCCAACGCGCTGAACACGCTCTCCATCGCCGTCGCCGGCCTGGTCTACACTGGACTGTTCCTGGCCACCCGCCGGCTGACGGCAGCCGTGGTGGCCCACATGCTGTGGAACGTCGCCGCGGTCGGCACGGTCATCGTCTACTACGGCTGA
- a CDS encoding ABC transporter permease yields MSLATIGGLAIADCKDRIRRPAYAVTLLAAVGLGYVAAPDGDARWVVMYIGNHRGVYNSAYIGTLIALASALWLTLGGFYVVRNGISRDESTGVGQLLAATPVRTITYLFGKFVSNCLILASMVGVLAITAMVLQLARGEDRAIDPIALLTPFVVIALPLVAFTAAMALLFESVPLLKAGLGNILWFFVWLVVAIGGQSPGAPLGGIGVHAVADSMARAMVDQGIDISEGGFSLGLVYLDNPLRTFSWDGLDLSGGYLGGRLAMIVVAMLLALVPALWFPRFDPSRGHGAAPAPGAAQPVGPVAPRGSAPRPPAPRPPAPRSPSSRPPPPDRRQLRWRPSPPP; encoded by the coding sequence ATGAGTCTCGCGACCATCGGCGGACTGGCCATCGCCGACTGCAAGGACCGGATCCGTCGCCCCGCTTACGCGGTCACCCTGCTGGCCGCCGTCGGCCTGGGATACGTCGCCGCGCCGGACGGCGATGCCCGCTGGGTGGTGATGTACATCGGCAACCACCGCGGCGTGTACAACTCCGCGTACATCGGGACGCTGATCGCGCTGGCTAGCGCGTTGTGGCTCACTCTCGGCGGGTTCTACGTGGTGCGCAACGGGATAAGCCGGGACGAGAGCACCGGCGTCGGTCAGCTGCTCGCCGCCACGCCGGTGCGTACGATCACATATCTGTTCGGCAAGTTCGTGAGCAACTGCCTGATCCTGGCGTCGATGGTCGGGGTGCTGGCGATCACCGCGATGGTCCTGCAACTGGCCCGTGGCGAGGACCGGGCGATCGACCCGATCGCGTTGCTCACCCCGTTCGTGGTGATCGCGCTTCCGCTGGTCGCGTTCACTGCCGCCATGGCGCTGCTGTTCGAGAGCGTGCCGCTGTTGAAGGCGGGTCTCGGGAACATCCTGTGGTTCTTCGTCTGGCTGGTGGTCGCCATCGGCGGCCAGTCGCCGGGTGCCCCGCTCGGCGGCATCGGGGTGCATGCCGTGGCGGACTCCATGGCCCGCGCGATGGTGGACCAGGGCATCGACATCTCCGAGGGCGGCTTTAGTCTCGGTCTGGTCTACCTCGACAATCCCCTGCGTACCTTCTCCTGGGACGGCCTGGACCTGTCCGGGGGCTACCTGGGCGGGCGGCTCGCGATGATCGTGGTCGCGATGCTGCTGGCCTTGGTGCCGGCCTTGTGGTTCCCGAGGTTTGACCCGTCCCGCGGCCATGGCGCGGCGCCGGCGCCGGGCGCGGCGCAGCCGGTCGGGCCAGTAGCCCCGAGAGGTTCGGCGCCCCGTCCGCCGGCGCCCCGTCCGCCGGCGCCCCGATCGCCGTCGTCCCGTCCGCCGCCGCCCGACCGGCGGCAACTGCGGTGGCGACCCTCCCCACCGCCGTAG
- a CDS encoding acyltransferase family protein: MTATSPPPNLPALASLRFLVAIAVFLAHGALEILFLNQMVGGIYLFGIMPIALSGVSYFFILSGFVLTWSHRESDTTIRFWRRRLFRIFPNHLVTYLVALGLMLGTGAAVGFTPALAQLFLVHSWVPDPEYYNNINSLNWSLSVEVFCYLLFPLLLGFARKIRPERLWYWAGAAVTVVLAAPVVAGSFLPNEPVHPLGDVSLVQFLSALNNPDQPADAWGHASLTQVWFVYHLPIIRAAEFFLGVLLARIILNSRWIGLRPLPAALLLGAFYVADVFVPYLYQLSAFTIVPMLLLLGSVAAADQHGRAGFLRARGLVWLGDLTYAFYLVHGSVLIYGHRAFGTVETEFGPEPKSWEIPGALAFLAGAFLVSLLLAWLLHNLVEKPAMRRWARPKPRPAPPPVHPEPETAEQRIAAEVRG, translated from the coding sequence ATGACCGCGACCTCGCCACCGCCGAACCTGCCGGCTCTGGCCAGCCTGCGTTTCCTGGTCGCGATCGCGGTCTTCCTGGCGCACGGCGCCCTGGAGATCCTCTTCCTCAACCAGATGGTCGGTGGCATCTATCTGTTCGGGATCATGCCGATCGCGCTGTCCGGGGTGTCCTACTTCTTCATCCTCAGCGGGTTCGTGCTGACGTGGTCGCACCGGGAGAGCGACACCACCATCCGGTTCTGGCGGCGCCGCCTGTTTCGGATCTTCCCGAACCATCTCGTCACCTATCTGGTGGCGCTCGGCCTGATGCTCGGGACCGGAGCGGCGGTCGGGTTCACCCCGGCACTGGCCCAGCTCTTTCTGGTGCACTCGTGGGTTCCGGATCCGGAGTACTACAACAACATCAACAGCCTCAACTGGTCCCTGTCCGTCGAGGTGTTCTGCTACCTGCTCTTCCCCCTGCTGCTCGGATTCGCCAGAAAGATCCGGCCGGAGCGGCTCTGGTACTGGGCCGGTGCGGCGGTCACGGTGGTGCTGGCCGCGCCCGTGGTCGCCGGAAGCTTCCTGCCGAATGAGCCGGTGCACCCGCTCGGCGACGTGTCGTTGGTGCAGTTCCTCAGTGCGCTGAACAACCCGGACCAGCCGGCGGACGCCTGGGGCCACGCCTCCCTCACCCAGGTCTGGTTCGTCTACCACCTGCCGATCATCCGCGCCGCCGAGTTCTTCCTCGGCGTACTACTGGCCCGGATCATCCTGAACAGTCGCTGGATCGGTCTGCGCCCGTTGCCGGCCGCGCTGCTGCTCGGCGCCTTCTACGTGGCCGACGTCTTCGTGCCGTACCTCTACCAGCTCAGCGCCTTCACCATCGTCCCGATGCTGCTGCTGTTGGGGTCCGTCGCGGCTGCCGACCAGCATGGCCGAGCCGGCTTCTTGCGGGCCCGCGGCCTGGTCTGGCTGGGCGATTTGACGTACGCCTTCTACCTGGTGCACGGGTCGGTGCTGATCTACGGCCACCGGGCGTTCGGCACCGTCGAAACCGAGTTCGGACCGGAGCCGAAGAGCTGGGAGATCCCGGGTGCGCTGGCGTTCCTGGCCGGAGCTTTCCTGGTGTCGCTGCTGTTGGCTTGGCTGCTGCACAATCTCGTGGAGAAGCCGGCCATGCGGCGCTGGGCCCGGCCGAAGCCGCGGCCTGCGCCTCCACCGGTGCATCCCGAGCCGGAGACGGCGGAGCAGCGGATCGCGGCGGAAGTGAGAGGGTAA
- the mgrA gene encoding L-glyceraldehyde 3-phosphate reductase codes for MTYLAADTRYDEMTYRRSGASGLRLPAISLGLWHNFGPDRPFERQRDIVRRAFDLGITHLDLANNYGPPAGAAEENVGRMLAGDLKPYRDELVISSKAGYLMWPGPYGEWGSRKYLISSLDQSLRRLGLDYVDVFYSHRFDPDTPLEETMGALDAIVRSGRALYVGISNYDSAQTERAAAILRDLGTPLLINQPSYSMLNRWTEADGLLDTLERVGAGCIAYSPLAQGLLTDRYLDGIPADSRVRTSVFLDESDLDEQRMATVRALGAIARRRGQSLAQLALAWALRDPRMTSLIIGASSVAQLEANVAALANLEFTAEELTEIDGHLG; via the coding sequence GTGACCTACCTTGCCGCCGACACACGCTACGACGAGATGACCTACCGGCGCAGCGGGGCCAGCGGGCTGCGCCTGCCGGCGATCTCGCTCGGGCTGTGGCACAACTTCGGCCCCGACCGCCCCTTCGAGCGGCAGCGAGACATCGTCCGCCGCGCCTTCGACCTCGGCATCACCCACCTCGACCTGGCCAACAACTACGGCCCGCCGGCCGGTGCCGCCGAGGAGAACGTCGGCCGCATGCTCGCCGGCGACCTGAAGCCGTACCGCGACGAGCTGGTGATCTCCAGCAAGGCCGGCTACCTGATGTGGCCCGGCCCGTACGGCGAGTGGGGTTCCCGCAAGTACCTGATCTCCTCCCTCGACCAGTCGCTGCGCCGCCTCGGCCTGGACTACGTCGACGTCTTCTACAGCCACCGGTTCGACCCGGACACCCCGCTGGAGGAGACGATGGGCGCGCTCGACGCCATCGTGCGCTCCGGCCGGGCGCTCTACGTGGGCATCTCCAACTACGACTCGGCCCAGACCGAGCGCGCGGCGGCGATCCTGCGCGACCTGGGCACGCCGCTGCTGATCAACCAGCCGTCGTACTCGATGCTGAACCGGTGGACCGAGGCCGACGGCCTGCTGGACACCCTGGAGCGGGTCGGCGCGGGCTGCATCGCCTACAGCCCGCTCGCCCAGGGGCTGCTCACCGACCGGTACCTCGACGGCATCCCCGCCGACTCGCGGGTGCGTACCAGCGTGTTCCTCGACGAGAGCGACCTCGACGAGCAGCGGATGGCGACGGTCCGCGCGCTCGGCGCGATCGCCCGGCGGCGCGGCCAGTCCCTGGCCCAGCTGGCGCTGGCCTGGGCGCTGCGCGATCCCCGGATGACCAGTCTGATCATCGGCGCGAGCAGCGTGGCGCAACTGGAGGCCAACGTCGCCGCGCTGGCCAACCTGGAGTTCACCGCCGAGGAGCTGACCGAGATCGACGGCCACCTGGGCTGA
- a CDS encoding response regulator has product MTIRVLIADDQQMVRNGMRRILESQPDITVVGEAADGVAGVELARSLRPDVALVDIRMPRMDGIEVTRLLAGSAATRKTKVVVVTTFDLDEYVYPALRYGASGFLLKRSGPTLLIEAVRAAVAGDSMISPSITVRLLKHVTQPTPALPKPMERLTAREVEIAGRVAEGKTNADIAAELFISAGTVKTHIASIQRKLGARNRVGVAVYAWECGYASQPPVE; this is encoded by the coding sequence ATGACCATTCGAGTCCTGATCGCCGACGACCAGCAGATGGTACGCAACGGCATGCGACGCATCCTTGAAAGCCAACCGGACATCACCGTGGTCGGCGAGGCAGCGGACGGCGTGGCCGGCGTCGAACTCGCCCGTAGTCTGCGTCCCGACGTGGCGTTGGTCGACATCCGCATGCCACGGATGGACGGCATCGAGGTGACCCGACTGCTCGCGGGCTCCGCAGCGACCCGGAAGACGAAGGTCGTGGTCGTCACGACGTTCGACCTGGACGAGTACGTGTACCCGGCGCTGCGCTACGGCGCGTCCGGCTTCCTGCTCAAGCGGTCCGGACCGACCCTGCTCATCGAAGCGGTCCGGGCCGCGGTGGCGGGCGACAGCATGATCAGCCCGTCCATCACGGTGCGCTTGCTGAAGCACGTCACCCAGCCGACGCCAGCACTGCCCAAGCCGATGGAGAGGCTGACGGCGCGTGAGGTGGAGATCGCCGGCCGGGTGGCGGAGGGTAAGACCAACGCCGACATCGCCGCCGAGTTGTTCATCAGCGCCGGTACGGTGAAGACCCACATCGCCAGCATCCAGCGCAAGCTCGGGGCGCGAAACCGGGTCGGGGTCGCGGTGTACGCATGGGAGTGCGGCTACGCCAGCCAGCCCCCTGTCGAATGA
- a CDS encoding ABC transporter ATP-binding protein codes for MLQLIDITKVYAKGKRAVDSMSLRMEPGMLGLLGPNGAGKSSLMRIAATVTKPTSGQVLFNGDDVVAKPDLLRQALGYLPQDFGVYPNLTSREFLRYLAAAKGLSARSATARIDELLEMVNLTEALKRPLGKYSGGMLRRVGIAQALLSDPQVIIVDEPTAGLDPEERVRFRNLLSDLAADRVVMLSTHIVSDVESVASDIAIVSQGRLLRRDSPEELLRQVEGHVWELVVPSSQVSVLQHRFVISRMVRTAAGVRARLLSPVAPGADAVPVAPDLEDAYLAVINQASGRYVDEGAVRR; via the coding sequence ATGCTGCAACTGATCGACATCACCAAGGTCTACGCCAAGGGCAAACGCGCCGTGGACAGCATGAGCCTGCGGATGGAGCCCGGAATGCTGGGCCTGCTCGGCCCGAACGGCGCGGGCAAGTCGTCGCTGATGCGGATCGCCGCGACGGTGACCAAGCCGACTTCCGGGCAGGTGCTGTTCAACGGCGACGACGTGGTGGCCAAGCCTGACCTGCTACGCCAGGCCCTCGGTTATCTGCCGCAGGACTTCGGCGTCTACCCGAACCTGACCTCCAGGGAGTTCCTGCGTTACCTGGCCGCCGCCAAGGGCCTGTCCGCCAGGTCGGCCACAGCGCGCATCGACGAGCTGCTGGAGATGGTCAATCTCACCGAGGCGCTGAAGCGGCCGCTCGGCAAGTACTCGGGCGGCATGCTGCGCCGGGTCGGCATCGCTCAGGCCCTGCTCTCTGACCCTCAGGTCATCATCGTGGATGAGCCGACCGCAGGGCTGGATCCGGAGGAGCGGGTCCGCTTCCGCAATCTGCTCAGCGATCTCGCCGCCGACCGCGTCGTGATGCTCTCCACGCACATCGTGTCGGACGTGGAGTCGGTCGCCTCCGACATCGCCATCGTCTCGCAGGGCCGACTGTTGCGCCGCGACAGCCCTGAGGAACTGCTCCGCCAGGTGGAGGGGCACGTCTGGGAGCTCGTCGTGCCGTCCAGCCAGGTATCGGTGCTCCAGCACCGATTCGTGATCAGCCGGATGGTTCGCACCGCCGCCGGCGTCCGAGCCCGACTGCTCTCCCCCGTGGCGCCGGGCGCGGACGCGGTTCCGGTCGCCCCCGATCTCGAGGACGCGTACCTGGCCGTGATCAACCAGGCCTCCGGCCGGTACGTGGACGAAGGGGCGGTGCGTAGATGA